From Ignavibacterium sp.:
CCAAAGACCTTCACTCAGAAGATATATTGATGTTACTCCTCAGGGAATAGAAATTCGCCAGAGTGTATTTGGTTTTGCTTCTAAGGGAATTACGGGAAATATGATTTTTATTCGCTACAGCATTCTTAATACTGGTTTAGTGGCTGACACTCTTGATGATGTTTATTTCGGAGTTTGGGCTGATGCAGATATTGGTGGTTCTGTTGGCTACACCGATGACCTCGTAGGTTGTGATACAACATTAAATGCTGGTTTTACATATAACGATGGTGATGACACTCAGTGGGGTGCAACACCTCCTTGCTTTTTAATTGACTTTTTCCAGGGTCCTATTGCTTATGTTCCAGGTGTAAGTTTTACAGATAATAATGGTAATGGTGTTTATGATGATGGGGTGGATACTCCTCTTGATACTGCCCACAATGTTCAGGGACAGGTTCGGGGCGTGAAAGAATATCCTGGCGCGTTAAATGTTGGATTATCGTCCTTTGTGCAATACATTCAAAGCCACCCAACTCAGGGCGACCCCAATACACAGTTTGAAGCTCGAAACTATATGCTCGGGTTTGACAAATTTGGAAATAATGTTGATCCCGCGACCTGGTCTTTTGGAGGAGTATTCCAGAATGGTGTTCAGTTGACAGATACTGCTGTTATCAGAAGTCTTGGAATAAATCCTAAATTTATGTACTCTGGAGATCCTGTAACTAAAAATGGATGGTTAAACATTGGTCCGGATGATCAGAGACAGATGTCGAACACCGGTCCGTTTAAGTTAGTTAAGGGACAACCTGTTGATATAGTTGCTGCTTATGTAGTCGGTATTGGTCAGAATGCGGCCAATTCTGTCACAGTAGCCAAAGAATATGATCAGGTTGCTCAATTATTATTTGATACAAATTTCCCAACACTTCCTTCACCTCCGCCGATTAATTTCAGTGTTAAGAATGGAAGCAATTTTATTGATATTGACTGGGATACTTATGAACAGGCAAATTATTTAGGAGTTGATACAGTGTTAGGAGTTGAAAGAAGACTACAGGGCTTCTATGTTACAGCCTTCAAAACCCGTTCTAAGTCGGATGTAGTGGCTGGTCAGGTTAATAGTAAGATTGTAGCCGACTATCAGATTGATAATTTTATAAAAAATGTTTATCAGATAGCTCCAAATGGAGGACAGAATTTAATTATTAAAGAAGCTAATGCTTCAAATAAATTAAATCCTGCAATATATAGCGATCCGAATAGTGGCAGAATTAGATTAAGACTTGAGAGAGATCCATTTACAGGTGAACCTTTCGTTAAAGGTCACGAGTACTATTTTGCAATAACTCAATATTATCTTAATCATCAGGTAATTGTTCCTCGTTCAGGTGGTAATTATGGTGATGTTGGTGATTATTATGACCCGGTAGGTAGTGCTTATGAAGAATTTGAAACACCTCTTATTTATGCAATCTTTGGCGAAGACCAATATGCACCTGCCTATAGAGGAACACAGGGAACAAGATTATCAGGTGCTTCTGATGGTGATGTTAAGATTTTGACTGTTAATTCAGATCAACTTACAGGAGATGAATATACTGTTGAATTCTTTGAAGATGTAAATCAGGCACCAGGTACCCCTTATTCACCGTTCTGGAGAATTAGAAATAACAGAACAAATTCAATTCTTATTGATTCAAGTAAAACATATGATTTCGATACTACAAAATATGCCGGTAAAGTGGTTGACGGTTTTATTGTTAAAGTTAAACCTGTTGAGGCATCTATCGGTTTAGAATCACCTGTGTACACACCATCAACAAATAAGTGGTACACAAGTTTTCGTTCCGATTCTGCTACAGGTATATTTTATGTAGGTAAAGACTTACCACAAGGAACTCCGGCACAAATTGGTGCGACTTCAAATGCTCAATCAAATTATATAAGAGCTAACAAGTTGAGAACTGTTGAGTTAAGATTCGGAGTCCAGGGAAAGGCCTACAGATATCTTAATGGATTTAAAGGCACTCCGATTACAAGGCGCTCAACTTATATTTATGCTCCATATATTTTCGCTGCTGACACAAATGGTTCAGGTATTCAGAAATTTGGCGAAGGTTTTGTAGATGTTCCTTTCCAGGCCTGGGTTAAAGATGAACGCTATGGAGAAGAAAGACAATTAGCTGTTGGTTTTGTCGAGTTATCAAAAACAATTTTCGGCAATCCCGATGGCGTTTGGGACCCAGGTACTGTTACATCGCCATTAGGTAATGAGGCAATCATTATATTTGATGCTCCTTATGACCCAAATGGAAATCAGAATGTTTATACTGGTGGTAATGGAACATATTCGGGCAGTAACTGGCCTGATGTTATCAAGGGATATAATCTGAATGATCCGAATGCTACTCCCGATGAAGTTGCTCAGGCACAATCCCCATTCTTTAATGCTATGTATGTTGTTAGCTTAAAGAAAAATGCTAACGGCGATTTCTATCAACCAGGTGATGTATTAACCATCCCAATGGAAACTTATCCATACACATCAGCTGATAAATTTACTTTCAAAACTATCTTTAAAGGTCAGTTAAGTGAAGATCAGCAGAGAGCATTGTTTGATAAGGTAAATGTATTCCCGAATCCGTTGTTTGGATTCAATCCGGCAACAAGTTATGATCCGGCAAATTCTCCGGATGAACCATTTGTAACTTTCTCAAACTTGCCGGATGAAGTAACTATCAAAATATTTACTCTGGGTGGAACACTTGTAAGAACTCTTAATACATCTGATAAATCATCTCCAAGTTCTACTTTCCTCAGATGGAACTTAAAGAATGAAGATGGATTAAGAGTAGCTTCTGGATTATACATCGCTATAGTCTCTTCACCAAAGTTCGGTGAAAAAATTCTGAAGTTCTCGATAATTCAACCACAGAAGCAGATTCAGCAATATTAATAAAATTGTGCGGCGGAGTTTATTCCGCCGCTTAATAAAATTGAAAAAAGTTGAGGAGTTAATTGAAATGAAAAAATTGATAATTATATTTTTAGCTGTAGCTTGCATTGTTCCAAGCATTGCAGGCGATAAATCGAGGAAAGGAACTACTGGTGCTGACCAGCTGCTTGTTCCTGTTGGTGCAAGAGGTATAGCAACTGGTGAAGCTTTCCTTTCTAATGTTACTGGTTTGGAAGCACTGTATTACAATCCGGCTGGTTTTGCTCATACCACCGGAAGTGAAGCAATGTTCAGTTATATGACTTACATTGCTGATATCAATGTTTCTTATTTTGCTATCGGAACCAATCTTGGCGATTTAGGTTCCTTTGCTTTCAGTATAAAAACATTCGATATCGGTGATATTCCTGTTACCACTTTTGATGCTCCTGATGGTGATGGTTCCACTTATTCTCCGGGATTTTTGACTGCAGGATTATCATATGCTAAAGTGATAACAGATAGAGTAAGTGTTGGTGTAAATGCAAAAGTTATTAGCGAAACTATACTCGATGCTAATGCTACTGGTTTTGCGGTTGATTTTGGTGTTCAGTATAGATTTAATAATAATTTAACACTTGGTGCTGCTGTAAAAAATATCGGTACTAATATGGTTTATAGCGGTTCTAATTTGCAGGTTAACACTGGTATACCTGGAACATTGCCAGGTTCAAGAGAAGGCACCTTCGAAGTAGTTGCTGAACCATTCCAGATTCCTAGCTATTTTGAATTAGCTGTTGGTTATACTTATGATATTAACGAACAGAATATGCTTCAGATAGCTTCAACTTTCAGGAACAATAATGCACTTGAAGATCAGATGAAATTTGGTCTCGAATATGGATTCAATCAGATGTTCTTCCTGAGAGCTGGTTATGATTTACTTCTTGAAAATACTGATCAGAATACATTTGGTTTCACAGCCGGCGCCGGTATAAACTATCAAATGACCGACGGAATTAATGTTGTTCTTGATTATGCTTTCAGAGATGTTAAAGAATTCCCAACTGCTAATCATATTTTCACCGTTAAACTTGGTCTTGAATAGCAGATAGAAAAATCTAATTTTAAGGCGTCTGTTTTTAAGTAAATAGACGCCTTATTTGTTTTATTTTGAGGATATTGTAAAATGAAAAAATTATTTACTGTTTTATTTGTTCTGCTTACTAAATCATCAGTCCTCTTTTCTCAGGATGCTGGATTTGATTTTGACTATGCTCAGTTTGCTTATGATTCAGCATCAAATTATGTTGAAATCTATTATGTATTTGATCAGTCAAAACTAACCACCGTCAATAAAGAAGGTGAAAATCTGGTTGAAGCCGCCTTAAGTATTCAAATTACTGACAGCACTACAAGTGATACATTGGTAAACAATCAATGGCTGATAAGACATCCGGTAGAAGTTGTAACAACCGGAGCTCAGAGTCTGGTCGGTGTTGTAAGTTTTATTCTTCCAAAAGGAATATTAAAATGCGTTGTTAAAGGAACTGATCTTAACAAAACTGATAACTTCAGGTCAATTACAGAATTTCTGAGAGTAAAACCTTTATTAAATTCTTCAGCTGCAATAAGTGATATTCAACTTGCTTCAAAAATGATTCAGGGAAGTGAGAATAAAAATTCGATTTTTTATAAGAACACTTATGAAGTTATACCAATTCCAAATTTAGTATTTGGTGGCAATCAGCCAGCATTGTTTTTCTACTCTGAAATTTACAACATATCTGATCCCGCGATGAAGAGTGATACATTAAAATTAAATGAAATTATTTTCAACAGTCGAGGTAAAATTGTTCGCGAAAAAAATAAAATGATTTCAAGAAAAAATGATACAAGAGTTGAAGTTGGATCATTTATTCTTTCTCAGTTGCCAACTGACACTTATACTCTTGCAATCTCACTAATTGATACTGCCAGCGATATTGGAGTTACTTCTTCAAAAAAATTCTTTGTCTATAATCCTGATGTTATTGAAACCGATTCCGTATATCATCAGGTAAAACCCGTACTTAGCTCGACCTTTGGAACAATGTCAGAAGAAGAGCTCGATGATATATTTGATAAGTCAAAGTACATCGCAACTTCGCAGGAAATTGATAAATATAAAAAGTTAAGTGGTGTTGATGGGAAGCGGGAATTTCTTTTTAATTTCTGGAATGGCAGAGATCAGGATCCGTCAACGAAAGAGAATGAATATTTTTATGATTATCTGCAAAGAGTTGAATCAGCAAACACGAGATTCAGTTCGATGCAAAAAGCTGGTTGGAAAACTGACAGAGGAAGAGTATTCATAATTTATGGCGAGCCATCAGAAATAGAAAGATACCCGAATCAGATTGAAAGTCGACCTTATGAGATCTGGTATTACAATGATATTGAAGGTGGTGTTTATTTCATCTTTGCTGATCTCACAGGATTTTCTGAATATACTCTTGTTCATTCTACAAAACGAGGTGAACTAAGAGATGATAATTGGGGCAGAAGAATTATAATTGCCCGCTAAAATTTTTCCCGGCTGTCTGATGAAAGTTGGACAGCCGTATTGTTTTAAATCATTCTATACTTAATTCTTATCCTTATTTTTACATATCAAATAAATTTCATTTCAAATTGAAAGATCGTTTAGAATACATACTTTTCATTGCGTTCAGCTATTTATTCAGAATTCTTGGATTAAAGATGGCAAGAAAATTTGCAAAGGTTCTTGCCTTTACATTTTTCTATTTAATTCCTATACGAAAAAAAACAGTTTTTGAAAATCTGGATATTGCATTTCCTGATCTTTCACAAAAAGAAAAAAACAAGATTGCGTATGGAAGTTATCTCAGCTTTGCAATCTCGATTGT
This genomic window contains:
- a CDS encoding PorV/PorQ family protein; this encodes MKKLIIIFLAVACIVPSIAGDKSRKGTTGADQLLVPVGARGIATGEAFLSNVTGLEALYYNPAGFAHTTGSEAMFSYMTYIADINVSYFAIGTNLGDLGSFAFSIKTFDIGDIPVTTFDAPDGDGSTYSPGFLTAGLSYAKVITDRVSVGVNAKVISETILDANATGFAVDFGVQYRFNNNLTLGAAVKNIGTNMVYSGSNLQVNTGIPGTLPGSREGTFEVVAEPFQIPSYFELAVGYTYDINEQNMLQIASTFRNNNALEDQMKFGLEYGFNQMFFLRAGYDLLLENTDQNTFGFTAGAGINYQMTDGINVVLDYAFRDVKEFPTANHIFTVKLGLE
- a CDS encoding GWxTD domain-containing protein — its product is MKKLFTVLFVLLTKSSVLFSQDAGFDFDYAQFAYDSASNYVEIYYVFDQSKLTTVNKEGENLVEAALSIQITDSTTSDTLVNNQWLIRHPVEVVTTGAQSLVGVVSFILPKGILKCVVKGTDLNKTDNFRSITEFLRVKPLLNSSAAISDIQLASKMIQGSENKNSIFYKNTYEVIPIPNLVFGGNQPALFFYSEIYNISDPAMKSDTLKLNEIIFNSRGKIVREKNKMISRKNDTRVEVGSFILSQLPTDTYTLAISLIDTASDIGVTSSKKFFVYNPDVIETDSVYHQVKPVLSSTFGTMSEEELDDIFDKSKYIATSQEIDKYKKLSGVDGKREFLFNFWNGRDQDPSTKENEYFYDYLQRVESANTRFSSMQKAGWKTDRGRVFIIYGEPSEIERYPNQIESRPYEIWYYNDIEGGVYFIFADLTGFSEYTLVHSTKRGELRDDNWGRRIIIAR